From Eptesicus fuscus isolate TK198812 chromosome 13, DD_ASM_mEF_20220401, whole genome shotgun sequence, the proteins below share one genomic window:
- the LOC103304654 gene encoding protein FAM170A-like — MKHKKKQKHLESKYFIKTARMSRGPCNTQEDTPQRLSPVEAAACSQAAGERPDFSKGFIGVFSPLKRPRLDKDGPCNTKDDAPLPKSPEESPSCSQATGEKSAFSEHLVSVSTPSKRPRPDEDAKLNSREGALQRRYKAEALTQRQKAWKAASSESISSKDKGNDAGHCISQDNVPQSKSPVEAAASSQAAGEKSAFSEHLVGVSTPSKRPRPDEDEIKEMPVSQHSEQTEDSSDYLHTYIPSRAVKNNEPFLSPAHGTDVRLMKIYYMRVQLKRGVAVLFHTKEGLVPPSKKIKMEEMTYLGKVHKDVPFSHMSEKKHLISCEPMLDSRAQEKRGEADSPAQPPALDGYPSAKTPEWLVALDSGFRCMACCRVFSSLEVLQEHVECGVREGFSCHVFHRAMAHLKYKERMRKKKEKKKSNV, encoded by the exons ATGAagcataaaaagaaacagaaacatctggAAAGCAAGTATTTCATCAAAACTGCAAGGATGTCAAGAG GACCATGCAACACCCAAGAGGACACGCCTCAGCGTCTGTCACCTGTGGAGGCTGCAGCCTGTAGTCAGGCAGCAGGAGAAAGGCCTGACTTCTCTAAAGGTTTCATCGGTGTCTTCTCCCCATTGAAGCGTCCCCGTCTTGATAAGGATG GACCATGCAACACCAAAGATGATGCACCTCTCCCCAAGTCACCTGAGGAGAGCCCATCCTGTAGTCAGGCAACAGGAGAAAAGTCTGCCTTCTCAGAACATCTTGTCAGTGTGTCCACACCATCCAAGCGTCCCCGTCCTGATGAGGATG cAAAGCTGAATTCACGAGAAGGTGCTTTGCAGCGCAGATACAAGGCAGAGGCCCTAACTCAACGCCAGAAAGCATGGAAGGCCGCTTCCTCAGAAAGCATCTCTTCTAAAGACAAGGGAAATGATGCTG GTCACTGCATCAGCCAAGACAACGTGCCTCAGTCTAAGTCACCCGTGGAGGCCGCAGCCAGTAGTCAGGCAGCAGGAGAAAAGTCTGCCTTCTCAGAACATCTTGTCGGTGTGTCCACCCCATCCAAGCGTCCCCGTCCTGATGAGGATG AAATCAAGGAAATGCCTGTATCTCAGCACTCGGAACAAACGGAGGACTCTTCTGACTATTTACATACCTACATTCCTTCCCGCGCAGTTAAAAATAACGAGCCCTTTCTGTCCCCAGCACATGGGACAGATGTAAGGCTCATGAAAATTTACTATATGCGTGTACAATTGAAAAGGGGCGTGGCCGTCTTATTCCATACAAAGGAAGGGTTGGTGCCTCCCTCAAAAAAGATCAAAATGGAAGAAATGACCTATCTTGGAAAGGTCCATAAAGATGTCCCTTTCTCTCACATGTCTGAGAAGAAACACCTAATTTCCTGTGAGCCAATGTTAGACAGCAGAGCCcaggagaaaaggggggaagCTGACAGTCCAGCACAGCCACCAGCTCTGGACGGGTATCCCAGTGCTAAGACGCCTGAGTGGCTGGTGGCCCTGGACAGTGGGTTCAGGTGCATGGCCTGCTGCCGGGTCTTCTCCAGCTTAGAAGTCCTCCAGGAGCATGTGGAGTGcggggtcagggagggcttcagCTGCCATGTTTTCCATAGGGCCATGGCTCATCTAAAGTACAAAGAGCGtatgaggaagaagaaggagaaaaaaaaaagcaacgtTTAG